Proteins encoded by one window of Gammaproteobacteria bacterium:
- the ilvN gene encoding acetolactate synthase small subunit → MRHILSLLLENEAGALSRVAGLFSARSFNIESLTVAPTEDPSLSRMTLVTVGSDEVVEQIMKQINKLIDVVKVVDLNESPHIERELLLIKAQAQGEKRREIRSLVEIFRGRIVDVTEATYIVEITGTGEKLDAFLVALGEKNVLEMVRSGVSGIARGKKAI, encoded by the coding sequence ATGCGCCACATCCTGTCCCTGCTCCTGGAAAACGAAGCTGGCGCGTTATCGCGCGTCGCCGGGCTGTTCTCGGCGCGTTCCTTCAACATCGAGTCGTTGACGGTCGCCCCTACGGAAGACCCTTCCCTCTCCCGCATGACTCTGGTCACCGTCGGCTCCGACGAGGTCGTCGAGCAGATCATGAAGCAGATCAACAAGCTGATCGACGTGGTCAAGGTCGTGGACCTGAACGAGAGCCCCCACATCGAGCGCGAACTGCTGCTGATAAAGGCGCAGGCACAGGGGGAAAAGCGCCGGGAGATACGGAGCCTGGTGGAGATCTTCCGGGGGCGAATCGTGGATGTGACGGAGGCGACCTACATCGTCGAGATCACCGGCACGGGCGAGAAGCTGGACGCCTTCCTGGTGGCCCTGGGGGAAAAAAACGTCCTGGAAATGGTGCGCTCGGGAGTATCCGGCATCGCCCGCGGGAAAAAGGCCATTTAG